In Primulina huaijiensis isolate GDHJ02 chromosome 16, ASM1229523v2, whole genome shotgun sequence, a single genomic region encodes these proteins:
- the LOC140961989 gene encoding adenylate kinase-like: MAAVPRLFRSSSSAPSFSLIRRSLSSVAAAQSPKPHQSNASSTIPAGRNVQWVFLGCPGVGKGTYASRLSDLLGVPHIATGDLVREELSSSGPLSKELVEIVNQGKLVSDEIIINLLSKRLEMGEVNGESGFILDGFPRTVRQAEILDEVTDIDLVVNLKLPESVLVEKCLGRRICGQCGKNFNVATINVKGENGNPDITMAPLPPPPQCASKLITRSDDTEAIIKERLHVYDEKSQPVEGFYRDQGKLLEFNLPGGIPESWPKLLEALNLDDNEVKQYATA; encoded by the exons ATGGCGGCTGTTCCCCGCCTTTTCAGATCATCCTCCTCCGCCCCATCATTTTCTCTCATCCGAAGGTCTCTATCCTCGGTGGCCGCCGCACAGTCACCCAAGCCACACCAATCAAACGCTTCCAGCACAATTCCCGCCGGAAGGAATGTTCAGTGGGTATTTTTGGGATGCCCTGGTGTAGGAAAAGGCACCTATGCTAGTCGACTTTCCGATCTTCTCGGGGTGCCGCATATCGCCACCGGCGATCTGGTTCGGGAAGAGCTCTCCTCCTCTGGCCCGCTATCCAAAGAA CTTGTAGAGATCGTAAATCAGGGTAAATTGGTGTCCGATGAGATCATTATAAACTTATTGTCAAAGAGGCTTGAGATGGGAGAGGTCAATGGAGAATCAGGGTTCATACTCGACGGTTTTCCTCGCACAGTCCGACAAGCA GAAATATTGGATGAAGTGACAGACATCGACCTGGTGGTGAATTTGAAGCTCCCAGAGAGTGTACTCGTAGAAAAATGCCTTGGAAGAAGGATTTGCGGCCAATGCGGGAAGAATTTTAATGTTGCTACTATAAATGTCAAGGGTGAAAATGGTAATCCTGACATAACTATGGCCCCacttcctcctcctcctcagTGTGCTTCAAAGCTCATAACTCGTTCGGATGATACTGAAGCTATCATAAAAGAAAGGCTTCACGTGTATGATGAAAAG AGTCAGCCAGTCGAGGGTTTCTATCGGGACCAAGGAAAGCTTCTGGAATTCAATTTACCTGGAGGCATCCCAGAATCATGGCCGAAGTTGCTGGAAGCACTAAACCTAGATGATAACGAAGTTAAACAGTATGCCACGGCATGA